GGTGACACCGATAAAGGTCGGAATCACCACGCTGATCCGCTTCAGAATAAATTTCAACATAGGCTAACTAGACCGCAGAGAAACGGCCGGGAAGACTAACCTTCCCGGCCGGGAGAGAACATTCGCTAGTGAATTACTTCAGATCGACACCATAGAAGATATGGCCGCCAAGAGGGTCGATTTTGTAGTTGACAACATTTTTAGTAACCGGCTCAAAAACCAAGGAGTGGGCGATGGTTGCCCAGGGTGCCTGCTCCTTGAAAACCACCTGGGCCTGTTCATAGAGCTTGGTCCGTTCCTTGATGTCGGACACCGCTTTGGCTTTCTGGATCAGGTCTTCAAACGGCTTGTAGCACCATTGTGAACGGTTGGAACCACCGACGCCGTCACAACCGAGCAATACGGCCAGGAAGTTGTCCGGATCACCGTTATCGCCGGTCCAGCCAAGCAGAACAGCGCCATCCCGATTGACATCCTTGGAACGCTTGAGGTACTCACCCCATTCGTAGGAAACGATTTCAGCCTTGACCCCTATTTTGGCCCAGTCTGCTTGCATAACTTCAGCCATACGCCGGGCATTGGGGTTGTAGGGACGCTGTACCGGCATAGCCCAGAGTTTCATCTCGAAACCGTTCGGATAACCGGCTTCGGCCAACAGTTTTTTGGCCAGATCGAGATCGTAAGCGTCATCGACAACGGCATCGTTGTACGACCAGATGGTCGGCGGAATCGGATTTTTGGCCGGTTTGCCGGCGCCCTGGAACACGGTGTCGATGATCGCCTGTTTATTGATGGCGTGGTTCAAGGCCTTGCGCACTTTGACATTGTCAAACGGAGCTTTTTGAGTGTTGTAGGCCAGGTAACCGACGTTCAACCCTTCTTTTTGCATCAGGTTGATATCGGGATCCGCTTTCATGGCCGCCAAGTCTGCCGGATTGGGGAACGGCATCACCTGGCATTCGCCGGCTTTAAGCTTGGCATAGCGAACCGAAGCATCCGGGGTGATGGAGAAAACCAATTTGTCGAGGGGGGCTTTTCCCTTCCAGTAATCCTTGAAGGCAGTATAACGGATCTGAGCGTCCTTTTTATAACCTTCAAATTGGAACGGTCCGGTGCCGATGGGCCACTGGTCAAATTCTTCCGGGGTACCGGCTTTCAACATTGCGTCGGCGTATTCCTTTGACTGAATGACTGCGAAATCCATCCCCAGGTTCGCCAGCATCGGTGCTTCCGGCCGGGTCAGGTAGAACTTGACCGTATAGTCGTCGACCTTTTCAATACGATCGAGCAGTTCCGGCATGGACATGCCGTTGAAATATTCATAGTTGCCGCCGGAAACCGCATAGTAAGGATTGTCTTTTTTCCACTGCCGTTCGAAGGTAAAAATGACGTCGTCCGCGTTCATATCGCGGGTCGGCTTGAAATGCTTGGCGGAATGAAACTTAATCCCTTTGCGCAAATGAAAGGTGTACACTTTACCGTCGTCAGAAATGGTCCAACTTTCCGCCATCCCGGGCTCCAGCTCAGTGGTCCCGCGAATGAAGTGGGTCAGCCCCTCGAACACATTCTTGGAAGAAACATCGAACGTTGTTCCGGCAGTATAAAAAACCGGGTTGAACCCTTCAGGGCTTCCTTCCGAACAATAAACCAGGGTTTTGGCTTGAGCCTGACCAAAAAACATGAACAGGAGCAACATTGCAAACAGGGGGAGCAGTCGTTTTCGCATAGATTGAAGCCTCCGTCTCGTTAAGGATAGAAAAGCCAAACCCGATTGCCGTCACCAATTCCGCGAGTTTGACCCAAGTGAAAAAACTTATAGTAAAGGCAAATCAATTGTCAATAGCGCAATAGCCATCCCCGGCCAACCTCTTGCCAGGGTTGCGCCTGTTTGATGCCATTCGTTCACTCCGGTCCGGGCGACTGCCAACTGTGTTACAGCCACGGATTAGTCCAGCCCAGGTCTAAGCTGACATGAGCTGCCGACTCCCAAAATCCGCAGATGTTCAAAAACTCCTCAAGCAAACACAACACGCTGCCATTGCACCGCACCAGCCTGCTAACTACCCCATAAATTAAGAGCTTAGCACAATTTTAATGAATCGTCAGGAGTTGGGAAAGCGTCCAGATCATTTCCCCATAATTAAATTCAGCAAAAGTTTGCTTATTGTCCGACTTCAACGAGAAGGCGCCCCACGAATCAGGGTCTCAATCCGTCGTACAAAAAAACAAAAAAGCCGAAACCACACTGGGCAGGGTGGGGTGAGACCTTGATTTTTAACGGAGCTTGTGCGTTAAATTCGACGGGTCAGAAAATCCGCTCCAGGAGTTGTTTCGGAGCGGGCAAACAAAAACTGTCGCCATGAAATGGAATTGTGCTGATCATGCCTCAGATTTTCGACACTCTCAATCCGCCCGGACAAAACAAGCCGCTGATCCAGGGTTGCGGCTTATTGTTGATTCTCCTGGGACTCTATTTCACCAGCTGGGTCAATTACCTGCTGTTTCACACCCTTGCCGAATTTTTCAGTATCGTGGTTGCGGTCACGATCTTTGTCATCGCCTGGCATTCAAGACATTACATTCAGAACCCCTACCTGCTATTCATTGGTATCGCCTATCTGTTCATCTCCCTGCTTGATCTACTGCATACCTTGTCTTACAAAGGAATGCCCATCTTTACCGATTACGACTACTATGCCAATCAATTATGGATCGGCGCGCGCTACATGGAGAGTGTTACCCTGGCCCTGGCATTTCTCTTTTTGAAAGAGAATAAGCCGCTGAAAGTTGCCTATATTATTCCCGCTTATGCCCTTGTGACTTATCTCATCATTGCGGCCATTTTTCAGTGGAAAATTTTCCCGGTGTGTTTTGTCGATGGCAGCGGCCTCACTCCGTTCAAAAAATACAGCGAATACCTGATCTGTTTGATTTTGCTGGCAGCAATATTTTTTCTCCACCTTAATAAGTCATTTTTTGAACAGAAAATTTACCGGCTCATCCTGCTCTCCATCATCTGCACGATCATCTCCGAACTCGCTTTCACGTTCTATATCAGCAATTACGGAATATCGAATTTAGTTGGTCACTATTTTAAAATTTTCAGTTTTTACCTGATTTATCTGTGCATTATCAAAACCGGGATAGAACGACCCTATCGACTGATCTTCACCGACCTTAAGCGGACCAACGGCGAACTGGTGGAGGAGATCAGGCAAAAAGAAGACATTCAGAAAAAAAACGAGGAGTTGATTGAGGAACTGAAAAAGGCGTTGCGCGAGATAAAATCGCTGCAGGGAATCTTACCGATCTGCTCTTCATGCAAACAGATCAGAGACGACAAAGGGGCCTGGAATCAATTGGAACGCTATATTGAGACACACGCCGATGTCAAATTCAGCCATGGACTCTGCCGGACCTGCGCCGACAAAATGTACGGTGATCAGAAATGGTATCAGCACGGCCGCTTGCCCGACCACAAGCAAGCAACTTAGCCGTTGCCCTTCGGAGTTTGCAGATGGCAACTAGCTGGTTCTCTTTGCCTTGTTCGTTACAGCCTCTGCAGGCCGATAGACAGCATACGTGTTGCGCCCTTTATTTTTCGCCTCATACAGCGCCGTATCAGCATTCTTCAGCAAGGTTTCCGAGTCCTGACCATGCTTGGGGAAGACAGCCACGCCGATGCTCAAGGAGACGGAGACCGGCCCGGTCCTGGATAGATAAGGGGTCTCGAAAATCCGGCTGATGGTCTGCGCCACCACTTTGGCCTCTTCTGCACTGCTTAAATCACTTGCCAACAGGACGAATTCGTCACCGCCGATCCTGGCCAGGGTGTCGCTTTTGCGAATATGCTGCCTGATCTGCTCGGCAATATATTGCAGCAATTCATCCCCCTGCTGATGCCCAAGGGTATCGTTAATCGTCTTAAAATTGTCAACATCGATATACAGCAGGGTCAGCATCAGCTTGTGCCGTTTGGCCCGATTCAGCGCCTGGTCAATCCGGTCGGTGAGCAACCGCCGGTTTGGCAGCCCGGTCAGGGTATCGGTATAGGCCATGAGGATGATTTCCCGCTCGGCAGCCTGCTGTTTCTGGATCGCCTGCCTCATTCTGAAGGCGACAACAATGAAAAGGATCAAAAAACCCAGATTGGTCAACAGAAACACCCGCAGTGAGGACGCGGAAACAGCATCAATCTGTTTTTTCTGTCCGGTGACATCAAAATAAAACTCGAAAGCTCCGCAGAAAGATCCGTCGAGCATGACCGGAACATAAACTTCCGCAACATCAATGGACAGCTCATCCCCTTCCAGCGAGCGCTGTTTTTTATTGACCAGCTTGGTCAGGGGATGGCCGGCACCGACCACATCGCGAAAATAACTGTTCTTATTGACGGTGCCAAGATCCTCCTGACGGGTGGAAAAGATGATCTGTCCGGTCGGGCTGTAGACTTTGGCCCTGATCATTCCATACTGGGAGACAAAGGTGCGCAGCGATTTTTCCTGCGCAGGGGACAATTGTTCCGTAAAGGTTTCCGAATTGAATCCCAAAAACTCCGTCACGATATGGCGTGCGGCATTGAGTGCACCCTGTTCAACCCCCTGTTGCATGAATCTGACCATGGCCGGGTAAGAAACCATGGCATTATAAACAGGCAGGGCACTGCTCAGCAGGACAGCCAGAAGCAGAGTAATTATCAAAATTCGATAATTCCCCTTGCTCTTTTTCTGCACTGGCAGGTTGTTTTCTTCCATGAGCACCGCCCCGTTCTCCAAAAAATTAATTTAGACCAAGATTATCCCAAGGCCCCATTCAAGGCAAAGGAAAATTATGCCATCCTGGCCTTATTTCAGCCCTTTGTCGGCCTGAAGAGCGGAAGTATTAAAAAATCTCCTGCGTTATCCGCCCTTTTCAAAACAGCTTCTTCAAAAGACCTCAGAAAGACCTTATGCTAAACTTTCGAATGTTTAGGGAGGAGCCGCGAATAGCGCTCGTTTAAGCAACTTTGCAGTAAACTCGGGACTGTCCCCAGGGTCATCAGGGGCTGTCCCAAGAGTTTGCGAGCCATGAAACTGTCGCGGTTAGCACCGCAAAGCCCTGGGACAGCCCCCGTGCGGGGACAGTCCCGGTTTTGCTGCCATCTCCTCTTAAACTAGCGCCATTCGGAGGAGCCACTATGTCGTCACGCTGGTTGAAAAGATCGCTGGTTGTCGCTGGTGTTATCTTATTGCTGATGCTGTTATCCATGCTGATTGTCCCCTGGCAGGTCAAAAAACAGGGGCAGGCCTGGATCGCCGAAAATACCAAACGGACTCTGACCCTGGAGAAAGTTTTTTTCAATCCGTTCACCCTGACTCTGGAACTTTCAGGGGCTAAACTGACCGAACCGAACAGCTCCCAACCGTTCGTTTCTTTTTCCAAGCTGGTGGTGTCAGCCAGCATCCGTTCCCTCCCGGAATTAGCCCTGATCCTTGACCACGTTGAGCTGGATGATCCTTACGTCAATATCGAGCTACTCGCTCCCGGGCAATTCAACTTCGCGGACTTTCTCCAATCCACAGGCGATACCGCCGAGACCACGCCGCAAAGCCCCCCCAGTACCTTTCATTTTTCTCTGAACAACATCAGGGTGAAAAACGGCGCCGTTGATTTCAGCGACCTGGCATCGGCCAACCACTCTCACCATCAAATCCGTCAGCTCTTATTGACGGTTCCGTCCATCGGCAACATCCCCTACATGATGGACGACTTTGTTCAGCCCGAGCTGTCATTGCTGCTCAACGGCTCCGAGCTAGCCGTTAACGGTCGGATGAAACCATTTCACAATTCCCTTGAAACCAATCTGTTTTTTACGATCCACGCGGTTGATCTGCCTTTTTATGCATCCCATTTGCCCGTGACCCTCCCCCTTGAAGTTGCCCAGGGCACCCTTGATTTTCAGCTCGATCTGGCGTACCGGATCTCTCGCAGTGAAGAACCGAAGCTGATGCTCGGGGGGGAGTTTGCCGTCAGCGACCTTGATTTGCGCGAACCCGACGGCAAGCCCCTGTTCAGTTTAGGAACCTTGCTGGTCAGCCTCGGCTGGGCGGATGTTTTCAAGCAGGACTTCAATCTCTCTTCCATAGAACTCTATGAACCGCAGCTGTCCATCAGCCGCAACCCGGCTGGCCAGTGGAATCTGGTGGAACTGTTCAGTCCGTCCGCAGACAGTGCAGCGCCCGGCGCAGAACCGCCGCCCAAGACATCGGAGCCTTCCAAGCTCCCTCTGGTGCTGATTGAAAACACCAGAATCCACGAAGGGCAAATTCATTTTCGGGATGAGAGTGTTGCAACGCCGGTCAATGAAAACCTCCGTCATCTGAATCTGACCCTCGACAACCTGTCCACCCACCCGGAAGAGCTGGCGGATCTGAACCTGAGCCTTCTCACCGATCGCGAACTAAGTCTTTCCGTGGCCGGGACCCTGGGGATTGCGCCGCTGAGCGCACAGCTTGATCTCATTGCCAACGGCCTGCCCCTGCAACCCTACTATCCCTACCTGCAGCCGGTGCTGACCGAAGCGATCCAGGGGCGGGCCAATTTCGCCGGCCAACTGAGATACACGGCAGATGGCAATGTGCAACTTCTACAAACCCAGCTAACCTTGCGCGACCTACTGATCCCCTTTGGCGGAGAAGACCGCTTCAGCCTGGCCGAGTTCCACATGAACGGCTCTTCCTTTGATCTGAACCGGCGACAGGTCAATCTGGGCGCTATCGGCCTGGACAAAGGCCGCATCAAAGCGACCCGTTTGGCTGATGGAACCCTCACCCCGCTGCGGATATTGCGCGCCCCGGAACATGCGGAGCCGGCACCCCCGCCAGCTGCAGCGCAAGAGACTCCGGCGGCCTCGCCATGGACGGTACAACTCGATAGTCTTGATCTCGCTCATTTCAACATCGAATTCCAGGATCAGGCTCTGGACCGGAAGCCGACCCTGAACCTCACCGAGTTGCACTTCCACAGCGAAAACATTCATTATCCAGAGGCACAAAAAAGCCCCTTTCAGCTGGCGACCAAGGTTGGCAACAGGGGACACATCAGCGTGGGGGGAAGTGCCGTCCATACGCCGCTGCAGGTCAAGGCCAATTCACGCATCCAGGGCTTGGCGCTGGCAGATTTCAACAATTTCATCCCCGCTGGCCTCAACCTGCGGCTGACCTCCGGGCAACTGAACTCAAATCTGGCCCTGACCCTGACCCAGCAGAACGAGGAACTGCTTGGGAACTTTGCGGGCAACCTCAATGTTACCGGCTTCAGCCTGCGCGACCCGTTGAGTGATGGCAAGCTACTGACCTGGGATACGCTTAACCTGGCCGGTATCGACGGGACATTGGCTCCATTTGCCCTGCATATCAAAGATGTGGCGCTCAGCAATTACCTGGCCAATATCGAAATCACCCCAGACGGACAGGTCAACCTGACCAGTGTCACTGCGGAATCACCAGCAGGCGCCCCTGCGGCTGCAGACCAGCCTCCCAAACCACAGCCATCCAACAGCTCAGCCGCAACGTCTGCCGGACCAGTGCCGGACATCCGCATTGACGCGTTGACGCTGCAGGGCGGAACCGTATCCTTTACCGACCGCCATTTACCGAGCACCTTTGCCACCACCATGTATCAGCTGGGCGGCCGGGTCTCCGGCATGTCTTCCGACCAGCAGATGCAGGCCGATGTCGATCTGCGCGGCCAGCTGGAGAACCATTCCCCGTTGACAGTCAGTGGAAAGATCAACCCGTTAAGCAAAAACCTGTTTGCCGATTTGACGATCCGCTTTGAAGATATTGATCTGTCCCCGCTGACTCCCTATTCCGGCACCTATCTCGGCTATGCCATTGCCAAGGGGAAACTGTATCTCGATCTGAACTACCATATCGAACACCAGCAGATCAGTGCCGACAACCGGGTGATGATCGATCAATTCACCTTCGGTGACACGGTGCAAAGCAAGCAGGCAACATCCTTACCCGTCGCCCTGGCCATCAGTCTGCTTAAAGACCGCAACGACGAAATCCATCTGAACATTCCGATCTCGGGCAATTTAAACGACCCCGATTTCAGCCTATTCGGCACTGTTTTCACTGTATTGCGCAACCTGCTGGTCAAAGCCGCGACCTCACCGTTTTCCCTGTTGGCCTCCATGCTGGGCGGCAATGAGGACTTCAGCAGTATCGAATTCCCCCTGGGGACCGCGATAATCACCGAGGAGCAGAACCGCAAACTGCAGGAACTGGCCGATGTCTTGATCAACCGTCCCGGGCTGATTCTTGAGGTCAGCGGTTTTGCCGATAAAGACAAAGATCCGGAAGCCTATCGTAAAAACCACCTCAAACAACTGCTGCTGGACCTTAAATGGCGGCAGCTGACCGAGCAGGGAACACCTGCAATCCCCAGGGATGAACTCCAGATATCCCCGGAAGAGTATCCGGAACTGTTAAAAACCGTCTACCAGGAAGCCGATTTCCCGAGACCGCGCAACATTGTCGGCATGCTCAAGGATCTGCCACCGGAAGAGATGGAAAAGTTGTTACTCGCCAACATTCGCGCCGATAATGAAGAGC
This genomic window from Pelobacter seleniigenes DSM 18267 contains:
- a CDS encoding DUF748 domain-containing protein, producing MSSRWLKRSLVVAGVILLLMLLSMLIVPWQVKKQGQAWIAENTKRTLTLEKVFFNPFTLTLELSGAKLTEPNSSQPFVSFSKLVVSASIRSLPELALILDHVELDDPYVNIELLAPGQFNFADFLQSTGDTAETTPQSPPSTFHFSLNNIRVKNGAVDFSDLASANHSHHQIRQLLLTVPSIGNIPYMMDDFVQPELSLLLNGSELAVNGRMKPFHNSLETNLFFTIHAVDLPFYASHLPVTLPLEVAQGTLDFQLDLAYRISRSEEPKLMLGGEFAVSDLDLREPDGKPLFSLGTLLVSLGWADVFKQDFNLSSIELYEPQLSISRNPAGQWNLVELFSPSADSAAPGAEPPPKTSEPSKLPLVLIENTRIHEGQIHFRDESVATPVNENLRHLNLTLDNLSTHPEELADLNLSLLTDRELSLSVAGTLGIAPLSAQLDLIANGLPLQPYYPYLQPVLTEAIQGRANFAGQLRYTADGNVQLLQTQLTLRDLLIPFGGEDRFSLAEFHMNGSSFDLNRRQVNLGAIGLDKGRIKATRLADGTLTPLRILRAPEHAEPAPPPAAAQETPAASPWTVQLDSLDLAHFNIEFQDQALDRKPTLNLTELHFHSENIHYPEAQKSPFQLATKVGNRGHISVGGSAVHTPLQVKANSRIQGLALADFNNFIPAGLNLRLTSGQLNSNLALTLTQQNEELLGNFAGNLNVTGFSLRDPLSDGKLLTWDTLNLAGIDGTLAPFALHIKDVALSNYLANIEITPDGQVNLTSVTAESPAGAPAAADQPPKPQPSNSSAATSAGPVPDIRIDALTLQGGTVSFTDRHLPSTFATTMYQLGGRVSGMSSDQQMQADVDLRGQLENHSPLTVSGKINPLSKNLFADLTIRFEDIDLSPLTPYSGTYLGYAIAKGKLYLDLNYHIEHQQISADNRVMIDQFTFGDTVQSKQATSLPVALAISLLKDRNDEIHLNIPISGNLNDPDFSLFGTVFTVLRNLLVKAATSPFSLLASMLGGNEDFSSIEFPLGTAIITEEQNRKLQELADVLINRPGLILEVSGFADKDKDPEAYRKNHLKQLLLDLKWRQLTEQGTPAIPRDELQISPEEYPELLKTVYQEADFPRPRNIVGMLKDLPPEEMEKLLLANIRADNEELAALARHRALAVQDALIKLDEALKPRIFLKEADIFQSPKSGPASRVEFGISTK
- a CDS encoding ABC transporter substrate-binding protein; this encodes MRKRLLPLFAMLLLFMFFGQAQAKTLVYCSEGSPEGFNPVFYTAGTTFDVSSKNVFEGLTHFIRGTTELEPGMAESWTISDDGKVYTFHLRKGIKFHSAKHFKPTRDMNADDVIFTFERQWKKDNPYYAVSGGNYEYFNGMSMPELLDRIEKVDDYTVKFYLTRPEAPMLANLGMDFAVIQSKEYADAMLKAGTPEEFDQWPIGTGPFQFEGYKKDAQIRYTAFKDYWKGKAPLDKLVFSITPDASVRYAKLKAGECQVMPFPNPADLAAMKADPDINLMQKEGLNVGYLAYNTQKAPFDNVKVRKALNHAINKQAIIDTVFQGAGKPAKNPIPPTIWSYNDAVVDDAYDLDLAKKLLAEAGYPNGFEMKLWAMPVQRPYNPNARRMAEVMQADWAKIGVKAEIVSYEWGEYLKRSKDVNRDGAVLLGWTGDNGDPDNFLAVLLGCDGVGGSNRSQWCYKPFEDLIQKAKAVSDIKERTKLYEQAQVVFKEQAPWATIAHSLVFEPVTKNVVNYKIDPLGGHIFYGVDLK
- a CDS encoding MASE3 domain-containing protein, whose product is MPQIFDTLNPPGQNKPLIQGCGLLLILLGLYFTSWVNYLLFHTLAEFFSIVVAVTIFVIAWHSRHYIQNPYLLFIGIAYLFISLLDLLHTLSYKGMPIFTDYDYYANQLWIGARYMESVTLALAFLFLKENKPLKVAYIIPAYALVTYLIIAAIFQWKIFPVCFVDGSGLTPFKKYSEYLICLILLAAIFFLHLNKSFFEQKIYRLILLSIICTIISELAFTFYISNYGISNLVGHYFKIFSFYLIYLCIIKTGIERPYRLIFTDLKRTNGELVEEIRQKEDIQKKNEELIEELKKALREIKSLQGILPICSSCKQIRDDKGAWNQLERYIETHADVKFSHGLCRTCADKMYGDQKWYQHGRLPDHKQAT
- a CDS encoding GGDEF domain-containing protein, whose translation is MEENNLPVQKKSKGNYRILIITLLLAVLLSSALPVYNAMVSYPAMVRFMQQGVEQGALNAARHIVTEFLGFNSETFTEQLSPAQEKSLRTFVSQYGMIRAKVYSPTGQIIFSTRQEDLGTVNKNSYFRDVVGAGHPLTKLVNKKQRSLEGDELSIDVAEVYVPVMLDGSFCGAFEFYFDVTGQKKQIDAVSASSLRVFLLTNLGFLILFIVVAFRMRQAIQKQQAAEREIILMAYTDTLTGLPNRRLLTDRIDQALNRAKRHKLMLTLLYIDVDNFKTINDTLGHQQGDELLQYIAEQIRQHIRKSDTLARIGGDEFVLLASDLSSAEEAKVVAQTISRIFETPYLSRTGPVSVSLSIGVAVFPKHGQDSETLLKNADTALYEAKNKGRNTYAVYRPAEAVTNKAKRTS